DNA from Leucobacter aridicollis:
CACGCCGACCGCGAAGACGCCAACGGGCCGTCCCATGATGTTTCGGAGTGTCTTCATTCCTCGCCCTCCGCCCGGAGCCGCGGGTCGATGAGGCGGTGCACCACGTCGACGAGAGCCCCCATCACAAGAATCACTGAGGTGAGCACCAGCAGCGTCGACTGCACCTTCGGCAGGTCGCGCTCGCCAACGTCCGAGACGAGCATCGTTCCAAGCCCGGGCAGGCTGAACAGCTGCTCAACGACGACGGCCCCGACGAGGAGCGCCGCCGCCTGCAGACCGAGCATGGAGATGATCGAGAGCCCGACGCCTGGCAGTCCCTGCGTGAGGAGCGCGCGGAGCCTGGAATTGCCCTGCGACATTGCGGTGCGCACGTGGTCGGCGTCGAGCGCGCGCAGCGTCGCGCTCCGCACGAGCCGGAAGAGGATCGCGCCCTCAATGAGGCCGATCGTGAGGGCTGGCAGCACGAGCGACCGGAACGCCTGCACTGGCCGCTCCCACCCGTCTTGCGGGAATCCCTGGGACGGCAGCCACCCGAGCCACGACGAGAGGACCAGCGTGCCGAGGAGGCCCGCCCACACGACGGGGATCGCCGAAGCGAGCACGCTCGACGCCGACACGAGCTGCCCGAGCGGCGTGGAGTTGCGATAGGCGGCGAAGACCCCAAGCGGGAGCGCGACGAGCAGCACGACCGCGAGCGACATGATTGTCAGCGGTATGGTGACCTCCGCCTTCTCGGCGAGCTCCGAGGAGATCTCCGTACCCGTGACAACGGAGTGCCCGAGGTCGAAGCGCAGGACGCCGCCGATCCAGTCGAAGTACTGGGCGAACAGCGGGCGGTTCAGGCCGAGCTGTTCGCGGAGGTTCTCGACCTGGGCCGGGGAGGCCTGCGTGCCGCCGATGACCTGGGCGACGTCGCCCGGCAGGATCCGCAACGTTGCGAAGATGAGCACGCTCGCGACGAGCCAGGCGAGAGCCAGGAGGCCGGTGCGGCCGATGATGAATCGCGTCACGTTCCGAGACTACTCACTCTGGGGCCTCCTGTGTGCGTAGGCGTGATACGTGTTCGGGCTCGGGGATCGCCAGCGTGGCGGCCCCCGAGCCCGAGTGGACGGGTGCGACCGACTAGTCGATCGAGACGCCGGCGAGGCTCACGCGGGCGTTGGTGTTGACGCTCGGGAAGCCGCTGACCTTCGTGCTGATGACGTTCGTCGGCGTGTAGTTGAAGAGCCACTTCGCGGGGGCGTCCTCGGCAATGATCCCTGCAGCTTCCTCGAGGAGCTTCGCCTCGGCACCGGCGTCGGTGCTCGCGAGTGACTCCGCATACAGGCGCTGCACCTCGGGGTTGTCGTATCCGAAGTAGTAGCCAGGGTTCGCGTAGTTGCCGAGGTCGCGCGCCTCGGCGTGGTCGACATAGCTGAGGTCGAAGTCGTGGTTCGAGTAGACATCGTTCAGCCAGGTCGGGAACTCGACAGGCTTCACCTTTGCGGAGACGCCGACCTCTGCGAGCTGGCTGGTCACCATGTCGAGGGCCGCGGTGTCGTAGAAGTTCGGCGACGTGATGGTGAGGCTAAGGTTCGACTGCCCGGCCTCGGCGAGCAGCGCGCGCGCTGCCTCGGGATCGTACCCGTTGACCTTCGTGAGGTCGACATAGCCGGGCTCGAGCTCGGTGATCGGGCTGCCGAGCTGCACGGCGTCGCCGTTCTGCGAGGCGACGAGGGCCTCGCCGTCGATCGCCATGCTGAGCGCCTGGCGCACGCGGGGATCGTCGAAGGGCGCGCGGGCGCTGTTGTAGGCGAGCGTGAACACGTCTGCGCTCTCCGCGCGGACCATGTCGAAGTTCGCGTTGCCCTCGAACTCCGCGCGCAGCGGCGAGAGGAGCGCGGTGTGGACGTCGATGTCGCCGTCCTTCAGCGCGTTGACTGCAGCGCGTCCCTCGGGGAAGAAGCGGAACGTCGCGCGGTCGACGAGCGCGGGCTCGCCCCAGTAGCCGGCGAACTTGTCGAGCGTGATGCTGTCGCCCTGCTTCCAGCGCGTGAACTCGAACGGGCCGGTGCCGTTCGCCGAGTTCTGGAGGCCGTCGGTCGAGCCGCCCTCGAGGATGACGCCCGCTGAGCCTGCGAGCTCCCACAGCAGTCGCGAGTTCGGCTGTTCGAGCGCGATCCTGACGGTGTTGTCGTCGACCTTTGTCACCTGCGCGTCGAACCCGACGGAGTCCGCGGTGAGCGCGGGCTCGAGCGACGCGACGACGTCGTCGGCGGTGAACTCGGCCCCCGAGTGGAACGTCACGCCCGACCGCAGCGTGAACGTGTACTCGAGACCGTCCGCGCTCACCTCGGGCATCTCGGTCGCGAGGACGGGCACGATGTCGGCGATGCTGCCTGCTTCGATGCCGACGAGGCCCTGGTACACGTTGTCGATGAGCACCTGGCCGGTGGCGACGCCTGCGTCGTTGCGGACGTCGAGGCTCGTGGGTTCGAGCACGAGCCCGACCGAGAGCTCCTTGGTGTCATCGCCGGACGTCGGGCGCGTGAGCGCGAAGTAGGCGGCGACGGCGGCGATGAGGCCGACGAGGATGATGACGCCAATGACGATGGGCGTCTTTGAGCGCGTGCGCTTCGTGTATGTCGGCGGCTGCGGGTTCGACTCACTCACGGTGACTCCTCGGGGTCGATCTGCGAAGCAGATGGGTCAGAATGGGAGCCTGCGTTGACGCATGGCGCACGCAGACGGGATCAGCGCCGAAACGACGTGCGCTGAACGCCTGCGCCTCGCTGCGCGGGTGTCGAGGATCGAGACTACGCTGGGCAAACTCGAAGTGGCGCGGAGAAGTCGACCTTGTTGCAGTGTTGTTACGAACCGCGCGGTCGGTTGCGGGCCAGACCGCTAGCGGACGTACCCGCCGTCACGCAGCCCGGCCTCGACCTCGAAGCGGTTGGTGAGGGGGTCTCGGCCCGCGAGGAAATAGAGCAGCGGCAGCGCGAGGCCGTAGCGGCGCCACTGGCGGCGGTGCACCTGCTCGTGCCTGAGGATCGCGGGGCTCACGTTCGCGTCGGTGAGGTAGCAGGAGCCGACGCAGCTGCCGCCCCGGCCGAACGTCCAGCGCGGCATGCCGCGGAACACCCACATCCCGTCGAGGCGTTCGACGGCTCCGGTTGACCAGATGCTGCCCCAGATGAAGCCGACCGCGGTCGCGTAGGCGTAGCCGAACCACGCGAGCGGCAGATTGCGCGGCGGCCGCGGACCCGCGGGGACGCCGGGACCCGTGCCCGTCACCTGCTGCCGCCCGAGACCAGCGCGGCGAGGAGCCGCAAGACCGTCGGGGAATCGTCGGAGGCGATCTCGGCGGTGGCCGGCGCAAACTCGCAGATCGCCGCGCCCGCCAGCGGTGCCGTGGCGACGGCAGCGCGCACGGCGCCAGCCAGGTCGGAGACCGCGAGGCCGAACGGCACGGGAGCGTGCACGGCCGCGAACTCGGCGGGATCGAGCACGTCGAGATCGATATGCACGTAGACGCTCGTCGCGCCGATCTCGGTAAGCCAGTCCCGCACGGCCTCCGCCGGGCCCTCGGACGTCGCCGCGAGACTGCGGATGCCGAGCTCGTCGATTGCCTGCGCCTCCTCGGCGTCGACCTCGCGCGCGCCGACGAGTAGCACGCGACTCGGATCGATCGGATGCGCGCCGTTGAGATCGGCGATCCCCAGACCGAGAGCGTGGCGCAGCGCCATGCCCGAGGCCGCGCCGGAGGGCGAGGTGCTCGGGTGTTGGAGGTCGGGGTGCGCGTCGAACCAGAGCACCGCGACGCCCGGGTCGCGCTCGGCCGCGCGGTCGAGGCCCGCGAGCGTTGAGGCGCAGTCGCCCCCGAGGGTGATCGCCGGATCCTCGGCTGAGCGGAGCGTCTCGCGGGCGGCGTCGCGGGCGGCGACCACCGAGCTCAGGCGCGCCACCGGGGTTCCGAGCGCGTCACCCGCCTGCTGCGGCACGGCGACGTCGAAGCGGGCCGCCGGCGGGAGATCCTCCCGGAGGTGCGCCGCGCCGTCGGTGATGAGCATCGCGCGCGACGACGCGGAACCCTGCCACTCGGGCATCAACAGAAAGATCGCCTTGGTCGGCTCAGCCATCGCACCCACCCTTAGTCATGTGATTCCCTCAGCCTACGCCGGAGTAGCTGAGTCAGTGCCCGACAGATACAAAGTCGATGAGCTCCTCGACGCGGCCGACGAGCTGCGGTTCGAGATCGCGGAAGTTCCGCACCCTGCCGCGGATGCGCTGCCAGGCCTCGGCGGTGTCCGCGAGATCGTCCGACGGCCAGCCGAGCGCGCGGCAGATGCCTGTCTTCCAGTCGATCCCGCGAGGGATCTTCGGCCACTCGGTGAGGCCGAGCCGCGCCGGCTTCACGGCCTCCCAAATGTCGATGTATGGGTGGCCGACGATGCGCACGTGGTCGCCGTGCG
Protein-coding regions in this window:
- a CDS encoding ABC transporter substrate-binding protein — translated: MSESNPQPPTYTKRTRSKTPIVIGVIILVGLIAAVAAYFALTRPTSGDDTKELSVGLVLEPTSLDVRNDAGVATGQVLIDNVYQGLVGIEAGSIADIVPVLATEMPEVSADGLEYTFTLRSGVTFHSGAEFTADDVVASLEPALTADSVGFDAQVTKVDDNTVRIALEQPNSRLLWELAGSAGVILEGGSTDGLQNSANGTGPFEFTRWKQGDSITLDKFAGYWGEPALVDRATFRFFPEGRAAVNALKDGDIDVHTALLSPLRAEFEGNANFDMVRAESADVFTLAYNSARAPFDDPRVRQALSMAIDGEALVASQNGDAVQLGSPITELEPGYVDLTKVNGYDPEAARALLAEAGQSNLSLTITSPNFYDTAALDMVTSQLAEVGVSAKVKPVEFPTWLNDVYSNHDFDLSYVDHAEARDLGNYANPGYYFGYDNPEVQRLYAESLASTDAGAEAKLLEEAAGIIAEDAPAKWLFNYTPTNVISTKVSGFPSVNTNARVSLAGVSID
- a CDS encoding ABC transporter permease → MTRFIIGRTGLLALAWLVASVLIFATLRILPGDVAQVIGGTQASPAQVENLREQLGLNRPLFAQYFDWIGGVLRFDLGHSVVTGTEISSELAEKAEVTIPLTIMSLAVVLLVALPLGVFAAYRNSTPLGQLVSASSVLASAIPVVWAGLLGTLVLSSWLGWLPSQGFPQDGWERPVQAFRSLVLPALTIGLIEGAILFRLVRSATLRALDADHVRTAMSQGNSRLRALLTQGLPGVGLSIISMLGLQAAALLVGAVVVEQLFSLPGLGTMLVSDVGERDLPKVQSTLLVLTSVILVMGALVDVVHRLIDPRLRAEGEE
- a CDS encoding arginase family protein encodes the protein MAEPTKAIFLLMPEWQGSASSRAMLITDGAAHLREDLPPAARFDVAVPQQAGDALGTPVARLSSVVAARDAARETLRSAEDPAITLGGDCASTLAGLDRAAERDPGVAVLWFDAHPDLQHPSTSPSGAASGMALRHALGLGIADLNGAHPIDPSRVLLVGAREVDAEEAQAIDELGIRSLAATSEGPAEAVRDWLTEIGATSVYVHIDLDVLDPAEFAAVHAPVPFGLAVSDLAGAVRAAVATAPLAGAAICEFAPATAEIASDDSPTVLRLLAALVSGGSR
- a CDS encoding Fe-S oxidoreductase; this encodes MTGTGPGVPAGPRPPRNLPLAWFGYAYATAVGFIWGSIWSTGAVERLDGMWVFRGMPRWTFGRGGSCVGSCYLTDANVSPAILRHEQVHRRQWRRYGLALPLLYFLAGRDPLTNRFEVEAGLRDGGYVR